The genomic DNA GTAGTATTATACTGCCTGAAAAAAGATAAACAATGGAACAAATGAAACTTGTATCTTGTCTATATATTGAAACCATAATAAAAGTGAGGGCAGTTTTTATGTTTATTCAAATAAGTTTGAGGTGTGGAAATGGAACAGACGTTTATTGAAAAGTGTAATCATGATGAGCTGGACTATGTTATAAAAGACTATTGGCAAGATGTATGGAATTATTCATTTATTATTACGAAAGATCCACACTTATCAGATGATATCACGCAAGATGTATTTATAAAGGTGTTTAAAAATTGGAATTCATTTCGAAAGGAGTCATCTATTAAAACGTGGATATTAAAAATCACAAGAAATACGGCAATAAACTATTTGAAATCCTCTTATTTTAAAAGGATATCTTTAATAGGATTTTTTAGTGACGATAAGCAATCCCTGTCAGCAGAACAAGAATTTTTTAAGCAAGAAGAAATGAATGATGTGTGGAAGGTTGTATTAGAACTACCTAAAAAGCACCGTGAAATAATTATATTGGACGCAAAATATGAATTATCTTATGAAGAAATGGCTGAAACATTAGGAGTATCCATTGGAACTGTAAAATCGAGATTAAGTAGAGCGAGAAGTAAGGTTTCAAAATTAATAGGGGAGGGTAGTAGTGATGAACAATAAACAAAATCCTGACTGGTATAGAAAAATAAAAAAAGGGCCAATGGAGAATCGTAAAGATGAAGAAGAATTTATTTCTAAAATAAAGCAGTCTATATATGAAAATAATGAAGTGGATTTTGTAAAACATAAAAGACCATTTCGTAAAAAAGCATTACCTATTGTAGTTGTTTTAGTTTGTACAATGTTATTTTTCATTGTTCAACAACCTTGGCTTGATGATAATAAATCACCGGTACAAAGTAGTACTCAAATTAAGCCTAAAACAAAAGATGAGTCTGCTCAAGATCCATCATTAAAACAATTTATGAATGAACTATATCAAAGTACGAACTCGAAAAATGAAAATGACCTGTACAAAGCGTTAAATGATGAAGTTCTATTTAAAGGGAAGAGTTATAAGAAGGATGAACTGAAGTTTGATGAAGATATTTTTCATGAGTTGCAAGTCGCTCTTACAATGGGGGGAGAGTTTGCAAATGATACAAAAAAAGTATACAAAGTACCAAGTGGATTGACAGAAAGTAACCAACCAAAGCAAGCGCATTTTATATATGCAACGGTTACTGGAAATAAAACGAAAATTTTAGCTGAACCAAAACGAGAATCACAAGTGTTATATGAAGTATCTAATGAAATGGTAAAAGCTTGGATTCCAGAAAAAGTGCAAAATGATGGATATATAAAAATATCGACAATTAATGGCAATACTGGATACGTACAAAAAGAGTATGTTTTAACTGATATTAAGTATTCATTTATGTTCGAAAAAAATGATAATGGTGAATGGAAAATAATAAATATAGATTCTATTTGGTAAAAGAGGAAGGTTCACTTTAATGAACCTTCCTCTTTGTTTTTATTCTCTTTTTGAAGTGTATGCCAAGACTCTAAAATTTCTGATGTAACGAGAGCGGCAATGTTTTTTTCTGAATTACTACCAGGAATAACGACAGAAACGGCAATTTGTGGATCTTCAGTAGGAGCATATGCAATGAAAAGAGAATGATTTATCATTCTTTCTTGCTCATTTGGAAAGCCTGTAATACCTGTTTTACCTGCGACGTCAAAAGGCAACTTTTTAATTTCCTCTATATTTTGACTCATTCCACCTTGCACGACACTCCAAAAGTTCATCGGGTAACGATTTGAACTTTCTAAAATTGGTTTAAACTTTTTTGTTTCCTTACCGTCCGGACTAATAATTGCACTTACAGTTTGAGGTTTATATTTATCACCTTTACTTGCCAAAGTTGCTG from Bacillus cereus G9842 includes the following:
- a CDS encoding SH3 domain-containing protein: MNNKQNPDWYRKIKKGPMENRKDEEEFISKIKQSIYENNEVDFVKHKRPFRKKALPIVVVLVCTMLFFIVQQPWLDDNKSPVQSSTQIKPKTKDESAQDPSLKQFMNELYQSTNSKNENDLYKALNDEVLFKGKSYKKDELKFDEDIFHELQVALTMGGEFANDTKKVYKVPSGLTESNQPKQAHFIYATVTGNKTKILAEPKRESQVLYEVSNEMVKAWIPEKVQNDGYIKISTINGNTGYVQKEYVLTDIKYSFMFEKNDNGEWKIINIDSIW
- a CDS encoding RNA polymerase sigma factor — its product is MEQTFIEKCNHDELDYVIKDYWQDVWNYSFIITKDPHLSDDITQDVFIKVFKNWNSFRKESSIKTWILKITRNTAINYLKSSYFKRISLIGFFSDDKQSLSAEQEFFKQEEMNDVWKVVLELPKKHREIIILDAKYELSYEEMAETLGVSIGTVKSRLSRARSKVSKLIGEGSSDEQ